A single genomic interval of Stenotrophomonas sp. ZAC14D1_NAIMI4_1 harbors:
- the pgl gene encoding 6-phosphogluconolactonase, with product MSQTFHDDRIDFISHGDADGWIEAVAAEMAQAINHDINEVGRARILLSGGTTPAPVYQALAELDVHWDRVEVSLADERWLSPQDRDSNAWLVREHLLKRAEGAHFDPLVRVGKPLAECVYTANLQAQHSQAPSVVALGMGNDGHTASLFPGSKDLARALESTLPYASLDATGCPGANQWPLRITLTPRGLGQCRQRLLLLRGKQKLQVLRQALDSNDAQLYPILNAINLDGARLRVHWAD from the coding sequence ATGAGCCAGACCTTCCACGACGACCGCATCGATTTCATCAGCCACGGCGATGCCGATGGCTGGATCGAAGCGGTGGCCGCCGAAATGGCCCAGGCCATCAACCACGACATCAACGAAGTTGGCCGCGCCCGCATCCTGCTCTCCGGCGGGACCACGCCGGCGCCGGTGTACCAGGCGCTGGCCGAGCTGGACGTGCATTGGGACCGGGTGGAAGTGAGCCTGGCCGATGAGCGCTGGCTCTCGCCGCAGGATCGCGACAGCAATGCCTGGCTGGTGCGCGAGCATCTGCTCAAGCGTGCCGAAGGGGCGCACTTCGATCCGCTGGTGCGCGTCGGCAAGCCGCTGGCCGAATGCGTGTACACCGCCAACCTGCAGGCCCAGCACAGCCAGGCGCCGAGCGTGGTCGCCCTGGGCATGGGCAACGATGGCCACACCGCCTCGCTGTTCCCGGGCTCGAAGGATCTGGCCCGCGCCCTGGAAAGCACCCTGCCCTATGCCTCGCTGGATGCCACCGGCTGCCCTGGCGCCAACCAGTGGCCGCTGCGCATCACCCTGACCCCGCGTGGCCTGGGCCAGTGCCGCCAGCGCCTGCTGCTGCTGCGCGGCAAGCAGAAGCTGCAGGTGCTGCGCCAGGCGCTGGACAGCAACGACGCACAGCTGTACCCGATCCTCAATGCAATCAACCTGGACGGCGCGCGCCTGCGCGTGCACTGGGCTGATTGA